The genomic segment TTATCCTCAGCTTGGGCGGCATGTGCTTCAGATTACGAGCATACAGAAATTTACCCGCCTGGGATGGAGCAACCAGACCGTTGCTCCGTTGGGGAATATCTATCCTAATGGTTGGCTTAGTAATATTCTTGCCTGTTCTCTATCACCTCTATATGACGGCATCATGATGCACAAGATGCCTTATGGTGCTGTGAGCGATGAACAGTATTATTCCTTACACCTTCACTCTTGGTGTGTTCTCAAACGATAGCGAATACGATGTTCTTACCTTGTAAAAAGGAGGAACAATGTCAACGGGGACAAGATTCAACAATCAAACAATAATCGTTACAGGAGCGGGGTCTGGGATAGGCAAAGCTACTGTTACACGACTACTACAAGAAGGATGCACAGTAATTGCCACAGATATCAGTGCGCAACGACTTACCGATTTCAAAGCTGAGCAAGGTAATGCTCCTTTAGAAACTGTAGCGGGAGACATCTGCGATGAGTCAGTAATTCAACGCATTATGGAAGCCGCAGGTCCACACATTGATGGTCTGGTAAACAACGCAGGGATAACCGATGGCTTTCTACCAAACGCAGAGGTAGACAACGCCACATGGGATCGAGTTATTGCAGTGAACCTCACTGCTGTTATGAAGCTCACAAGAGCAGTGCTGCCATTGATGATTGACGCAGGTAAGGGATCTATCGTCAATATCTCATCCGAGGCGGCCACGCGTTTGGCGGCAGGAGCGGCATATACGGCTTCGAAATATGCCGTTATAGGGTTAACGAAGAACAACGCTGCATTCTATACGCGTAAGGGAATCAGAACGAACGCTGTCCTTCCAGGAGGAGTCGCGACTAATATCGAGGCACCCTTCAAATCTGAATATGCCATGGAAGTCTTAGGCAAAGCCTTTTCTATGGCTCCTGCACCTGCGTCGTCAGAACAACTTGCTGCTGCAATAACTTGGCTTCTCAGTGATGACTCCGCAAACATTTCAGGTACGGTACTGAATTCTGATGGAGGTTGGAGCACTCTGTAATATTTGCAGGGCTACGCCCCATTAAATACATGTACGACAGCGCATTAACGCTGACGCACATACCAACAGACATGCAGCCATAGCCAGTTCAATAGATGAGTGCCTGAGTCACATGCCAAGGCACTCATCTTCATATTGTTGTCGGTGGAGCTCTATCGCCTCGATAGAACACTGTCACCAACGAAGGAATAGAGACAGCGATTATTTCGCTAAACTCACCGAACCACGTATCACTTGCCAGCGTGAATCGATTAGGTGCCAGTCACGGTGCCATTTCAACAGTCCATGTACACGCTCACCCTGAATAATGTTCACCACCTCTGCCACGACCTCAGTAGAACCTGATGTTTGTCCTTCTCTCACCGCCGAGATCCGCCGACTCACCTCATCCAAGCGCTCAAACTTGGTCTCTCCTGTT from the Bifidobacterium sp. genome contains:
- a CDS encoding SDR family NAD(P)-dependent oxidoreductase — its product is MSTGTRFNNQTIIVTGAGSGIGKATVTRLLQEGCTVIATDISAQRLTDFKAEQGNAPLETVAGDICDESVIQRIMEAAGPHIDGLVNNAGITDGFLPNAEVDNATWDRVIAVNLTAVMKLTRAVLPLMIDAGKGSIVNISSEAATRLAAGAAYTASKYAVIGLTKNNAAFYTRKGIRTNAVLPGGVATNIEAPFKSEYAMEVLGKAFSMAPAPASSEQLAAAITWLLSDDSANISGTVLNSDGGWSTL
- a CDS encoding nuclear transport factor 2 family protein, giving the protein MRSTESLSLDAAETALQQAMKNSDVATLDRMISDDLVFVGIDGKNISKQDDLKSHKTGETKFERLDEVSRRISAVREGQTSGSTEVVAEVVNIIQGERVHGLLKWHRDWHLIDSRWQVIRGSVSLAK